The Clostridioides sp. ES-S-0010-02 genome window below encodes:
- a CDS encoding glycoside hydrolase family 55 protein has translation MAIETKTPDWVNVLELNSEIDITGKKDVSDMIQEIVSDESLKDSVIYFPNGDYLFEKGIKISQQITLQGNSYYGGDVPELSESEEDKKTFIGATNFITRGVSNMSIITLAEKNQTVKNINFYYDNREKNKLPEDVSAITEGEGVQGLSHFEHLYISGFSGTGIEIPLYATANDITVTSCGLGIKLGEKSMLSSSKIYGCKKGMEITTGVSLNNIRIEDIQEVGIDNKGLGFNLIMNLAVDKCGYCGFMFEKMSHSQITARFTNCSQYYKNVDYDTYKNLPDKKEEAYSIFYGDTLDNCNIVLVNNNVDTLENGLERKIHVIKANDTKNVTLECDAEADNFIQCAKGNLLLENGRNTYKFYDGEICSVGGVQIAYTHKDQGDFIRIIDNTLSIRNNAQDLIVPRLRKNTVISSILDSEEEISKLHSGTWEQIGVKTVNGQPMYYYKKIED, from the coding sequence ATGGCAATTGAAACTAAAACTCCAGACTGGGTTAATGTGCTGGAACTAAACAGTGAAATAGACATTACTGGAAAAAAAGATGTAAGTGATATGATACAAGAAATTGTTTCTGATGAATCATTAAAGGATTCCGTTATATATTTTCCAAATGGTGACTATTTATTTGAAAAAGGTATCAAAATTAGCCAACAAATAACACTTCAAGGAAATTCTTATTATGGGGGAGATGTTCCAGAATTAAGTGAAAGTGAAGAAGATAAAAAAACATTCATAGGAGCAACAAATTTTATAACTAGAGGCGTTTCTAATATGAGTATCATTACATTAGCAGAGAAAAATCAAACTGTAAAGAATATTAACTTTTACTATGATAATCGCGAAAAAAATAAATTACCTGAAGATGTATCTGCTATAACAGAAGGAGAAGGAGTACAAGGTCTATCACATTTTGAACATCTATATATTTCTGGATTTTCAGGAACAGGAATAGAAATTCCACTTTATGCTACTGCAAATGATATTACTGTTACTTCATGTGGTCTTGGTATAAAACTTGGAGAAAAATCAATGCTTTCTAGTAGTAAGATTTATGGATGTAAAAAAGGAATGGAAATTACAACTGGTGTCAGCTTAAACAACATAAGAATAGAAGACATTCAAGAAGTAGGTATTGATAATAAAGGGCTTGGTTTCAATCTTATTATGAATCTTGCAGTTGATAAATGTGGATACTGCGGATTTATGTTTGAAAAAATGTCTCATAGCCAGATAACTGCAAGATTTACTAACTGTAGCCAATATTATAAAAATGTTGACTATGATACTTATAAGAATCTTCCAGACAAAAAAGAAGAGGCTTATTCTATATTCTATGGAGACACTTTAGATAACTGCAATATTGTATTGGTAAATAATAATGTTGATACTCTAGAAAATGGTTTAGAGCGTAAAATACATGTAATTAAAGCAAATGATACTAAAAATGTAACTCTAGAATGTGATGCTGAGGCTGATAATTTTATACAATGTGCAAAAGGAAACTTATTATTAGAAAATGGTAGGAATACTTATAAGTTCTATGATGGTGAGATTTGTTCTGTAGGTGGAGTTCAAATTGCTTATACTCATAAAGATCAAGGTGATTTTATTAGAATAATTGACAATACACTTAGTATAAGAAATAATGCACAGGATTTAATAGTACCTAGATTAAGAAAGAACACTGTTATATCTTCAATATTAGATTCAGAAGAAGAAATAAGTAAGTTGCATAGTGGAACATGGGAACAAATTGGTGTAAAAACAGTTAATGGACAGCCTATGTACTATTATAAAAAAATAGAAGATTAG
- a CDS encoding glycoside hydrolase family 55 protein, giving the protein MEEIKNKKWINVLEREPKIKNDGSDDVGPFIQKIINETEFCVLYFPKGKYLFKTGITIDKEITLHGDSDSSTPATQFITHGIPNMSIITLTKRKQCIKNISFYSDSCDVLVNDEPPTKGNPDYHYKIETKLEGVSAIKTDDIGNTERGLGHYENLYISGFSDIGIQIPYYSISSDITVSSCGLGVDTGTDVIISNSRISKCKNGMRIRTGTSINNVRIEKIQEVGLESSRVKNLEGYGSYKINNITIDQCGHCGFAFGTVIDSYISGIIRRCGQYYYNTDYDTYLNMENRKEDAYSLFYGDSLKNCHVNLISDNKDNWDDGLEYKHKVYVFKTTYMVKSTLKCNIYAHDYIIKAANGGGNLRLQNNFNDYIFIDSSSPEIANGISTMSHHENGNLLLLNSGKLKFGDVDKKNDIFKSNPGLIVKSTESDICQIIHTYGDYWEKLGSELIGKETVYYYKYISENPL; this is encoded by the coding sequence ATGGAAGAAATTAAAAATAAAAAATGGATTAATGTGTTAGAAAGAGAGCCTAAGATTAAAAACGATGGTTCGGATGATGTAGGACCTTTTATACAGAAAATTATTAATGAAACAGAGTTTTGTGTTTTGTATTTCCCAAAAGGTAAATACTTATTTAAAACTGGTATCACGATTGATAAAGAAATAACCTTACATGGAGATTCTGATTCATCAACACCTGCTACACAATTTATAACACATGGAATTCCTAATATGAGTATTATCACATTGACAAAAAGAAAACAATGTATTAAAAATATAAGTTTTTATTCTGATAGCTGTGATGTACTCGTTAATGATGAACCTCCAACAAAGGGTAACCCAGATTATCATTATAAGATTGAAACTAAACTAGAGGGTGTGTCAGCGATTAAGACTGATGATATAGGTAATACCGAGAGAGGTCTAGGTCATTATGAAAATCTTTATATAAGTGGTTTTTCAGATATAGGAATTCAGATACCATATTATTCAATTTCAAGTGACATTACAGTTTCATCTTGTGGATTAGGTGTTGATACAGGTACTGATGTAATTATTTCCAATAGTAGAATATCCAAATGTAAAAATGGAATGAGAATTAGAACTGGTACTAGTATAAATAATGTAAGGATTGAGAAAATACAAGAAGTTGGTCTAGAAAGTAGTCGAGTTAAAAACCTTGAAGGATATGGTAGTTATAAAATCAATAATATTACAATCGATCAATGCGGACATTGTGGTTTTGCATTTGGTACGGTGATAGATTCTTATATATCTGGGATTATAAGAAGATGTGGTCAGTATTATTATAATACAGATTATGATACTTATTTAAATATGGAAAATAGGAAAGAAGATGCATATTCATTATTCTATGGAGATAGTCTTAAGAATTGCCATGTTAATTTGATTAGTGATAATAAGGATAATTGGGATGATGGATTAGAATATAAACATAAAGTTTATGTATTTAAAACTACCTATATGGTAAAATCTACATTGAAATGTAACATATATGCTCATGATTATATAATAAAAGCAGCAAATGGCGGTGGAAATTTAAGATTACAAAATAACTTCAATGATTATATATTTATTGATTCCTCTAGCCCAGAAATTGCTAATGGGATTAGCACAATGTCGCACCACGAAAACGGAAACTTATTACTATTAAACAGTGGTAAGTTGAAATTTGGAGATGTTGATAAGAAAAATGACATATTTAAATCCAATCCTGGTTTGATTGTTAAATCAACAGAGTCAGATATTTGTCAGATAATACATACCTATGGAGACTATTGGGAAAAACTTGGTTCTGAGCTTATAGGAAAAGAAACTGTGTATTATTATAAATACATTTCTGAAAATCCATTATAA
- a CDS encoding RidA family protein — protein sequence MSKVVIATEKAPGAIGPYSQAIQVGNIVSTSGQLPIDMKTGELVSDPKEATKASLDNVKAILEQAGTTMDKVFKTTVFVKDLKDFNDINEVYATYFKENPPARSCVQVAQLPKDAVLEIEAMAVL from the coding sequence ATGTCAAAAGTAGTAATAGCTACAGAGAAAGCTCCAGGAGCAATTGGACCATATTCTCAAGCAATACAAGTTGGAAATATAGTTTCTACATCAGGTCAACTTCCAATAGACATGAAGACAGGCGAGTTAGTATCTGACCCAAAAGAAGCAACAAAAGCTTCTTTAGACAATGTAAAAGCAATACTAGAACAAGCTGGTACAACTATGGATAAAGTATTTAAAACTACAGTTTTCGTAAAAGATTTAAAAGATTTTAATGATATTAACGAAGTGTACGCTACATATTTTAAAGAAAATCCACCAGCAAGATCATGTGTACAAGTTGCTCAATTACCAAAAGATGCAGTTTTAGAAATTGAAGCAATGGCAGTATTATAA